In a single window of the Cucumis melo cultivar AY chromosome 11, USDA_Cmelo_AY_1.0, whole genome shotgun sequence genome:
- the LOC103497663 gene encoding protein RGF1 INDUCIBLE TRANSCRIPTION FACTOR 1 — protein MCSLPIWLQALLTEKFFNACVVHEDAKKNEKNIFCFDCSLGICPHCLSSHSSHKLLQIRRYVYHDVIRLDDATKLIDCAFVQSYTTNSAKVVFLKQRPQTRNFRGSSGNLCSTCDRSLQDPYLFCSVSCKIDYLVKTQGGISKYLLECNFLPLPEPGWDDGLMMTPDSVLEPVGSTRTSSGSDGGGTEGKTLVSTATTEFVKKKRSSLTAAAYRAACRPVCWPGTISETSGSLMSRRKGTPQRAPLY, from the exons atg TGCTCATTACCCATCTGGCTTCAAGCGCTTCTCACCGAGAAATTCTTCAATGCCTGTGTTGTTCATGAAGATGccaaaaagaatgaaaaaaacatCTTCTGTTTTGACTGTTCCCTCGGTATTTGCCCTCACTGCTTGTCCTCTCACTCCTCTCACAAACTCCTCCAG ATTAGGCGATATGTGTATCATGATGTGATTCGATTGGACGATGCTACTAAGTTAATTGACTGTGCTTTTGTACAA tcGTACACTACGAATAGTGCGAAAGTGGTGTTTCTTAAACAAAGACCTCAGACTAGAAATTTCAGAGGCTCCTCCGGCAACCTCTGCAGCACCTGCGACAGAAGTCTTCAAGACCCTTATCTGTTTTGCTCCGTTTCTTGCAAG ATTGATTATCTAGTGAAAACACAAGGTGGGATTTCGAAGTATCTTCTCGAATGCAATTTCTTGCCATTACCCGAACCCGGTTGGGACGACGGACTTATGATGACACCGGACTCCGTCCTCGAACCGGTTGGTTCAACCCGTACTTCGTCCGGTTCAGACGGTGGTGGAACAGAAGGGAAGACTCTAGTATCCACGGCAACGACGGAGTTTGTGAAAAAGAAGAGGAGTAGCTTGACGGCGGCGGCGTATCGGGCAGCGTGCCGACCGGTTTGCTGGCCGGGGACGATTTCCGAGACGTCTGGGAGTTTGATGAGCCGGAGAAAAGGTACCCCACAGCGGGccccactttattga
- the LOC103497662 gene encoding vesicle-associated protein 1-3 — MNTGDYINIQPSELKFPFELRKQSSCSLQLTNKTDKYVAFKVKTTNPKKYCVRPNAGIILPSSASNITVTMQAPKEAPPDMQCKDKFLIQSVVAPDGTTSKDISAELFNKGDGKVVDEFKMRVVYIFANPPSPVPEGSEEGSPPRTTGVDDGNQNFALFDAVSRSLEEPKEKSSQAWSNVSKLTEEKDAALLKNHKLRQELELLRKEASGRQGGGFSVLFVVLVGLIGVLIGYLVKKT; from the exons ATGAATACTGGGGATTATATCAATATTCAACCCTCCGAGCTCAAATTCCCAT TTGAATTGAGGAAGCAAAGTTCTTGTTCCTTGCAATTGACCAACAAAACGGACAAATATGTTGCCTTCAAG GTCAAAACCACCAATCCTAAGAAGTACTGCGTTCGTCCTAATGCTGGAATTATTTTGCCTAGTAGTGCAAGCAATATTACAG TTACCATGCAAGCTCCTAAGGAGGCGCCTCCTGATATGCAGTGCAAGGATAAGTTCTTAATTCAAAGTGTTGTAGCACCAGATGGTACAACATCAAAGGACATTAGTGCAGAATTG TTTAACAAGGGAGATGGTAAGGTAGTTGATGAATTTAAGATGAGGGTTGTTTACATTTTTGCAAATCCTCCGTCGCCTGTCCCAGAAGGATCTGAAGAAGGATCTCCTCCAAGGACCACTGGAGTTGATGATGGAAACCAAAATTTTGCTTTATTTGATGCC GTTTCAAGATCTCTGGAGGAGCCTAAAGAGAAATCATCACAG GCATGGTCTAACGTTTCTAAGTTGACCGAGGAGAAAGATGCTGCTCTACTAAAGAATCACAAACTACGCCAGGAGCTg GAACTTCTGAGGAAAGAAGCAAGCGGAAGGCAGGGTGGCGGTTTCTCTGTATTGTTCGTGGTGCTAGTCGGTCTCATCGGAGTTCTGATTGGTTACTTGGTGAAGAAAACATAG